A genomic window from Populus nigra chromosome 7, ddPopNigr1.1, whole genome shotgun sequence includes:
- the LOC133699966 gene encoding equilibrative nucleotide transporter 3-like — translation MEGSSQSEAPRRLEGKYLGMACCWVLGLATLVAWNCMLTIEDYYYKLFPKYHPARLLTLIYMPFAVVSMAILTYYESKIDTRKRNLSGLVLFFLSSLLLLLLDLASSGKGGIGNFIGIGAIAGSFGVADAILQGGMVGDLFFMCPEFLQSYLAGIAASGFLISALRLLTKAAFEKFPNGLRKGVILFLVISIFFEFLCILVYAFLFPKLPIVKYYRLKASTEGSNTVSADLAAGGIHINQEDVNEAKCHGRLSNKELFFENIDYAVDLILIFVLTLSIVPGFIYEDTGSHQLHSWYALVLITMFNACDLISRYIPLVEFLKLKSRKGLMIAVLSRFLLIPAFYFTAKYSDQGWMILLISFLGLTNGYLTVCVITEAPKGYKGPEQNALGNLLVLCVLCGVFAGVALDWLWLVGKKEF, via the exons ATGGAAGGTTCCAGTCAAAGTGAGGCTCCAAGAAGACTCGAG GGAAAGTATTTAGGGATGGCATGTTGTTGGGTTCTTGGACTTGCAACACTTGTCGCATGGAACTGCATGCTGACAATCGAAGATTACTACTATAAATTGTTCCCG AAATACCATCCTGCGAGGCTGCTCACTCTCATTTACATGCCGTTTGCTGTTGTATCTATGGCTATACTGACATATTATGAGTCCAAGATCGATACTCGAAAGCGCAACCTATCTGGCCTCGTACTTTTCTTTTTGAGTTCGTTGTTGCTTCTACTT TTGGATTTAGCTTCATCAGGTAAAGGTGGAATTGGAAATTTCATTGGTATAGGTGCAATTGCAGGTTCTTTCGGAGTTGCAGATGCCATCCTTCAAGGTGGGATGGTTGGAGACCTATTTTTTATGTGCCCTGAATTCCTTCAG TCCTACCTTGCTGGTATAGCTGCATCAGGTTTTCTAATCTCTGCTCTGAGACTACTAACAAAAGCAGCATTTGAAAAATTCCCTAATGGTCTTCGCAAAGGAGTTA TACTATTTTTAGTGATCTCCATTTTCTTTGAGTTTCTATGCATTCTGGTATATGCATTTCTCTTCCCCAAACTGCCAATAGTGAAGTACTACCGCCTGAAGGCATCCACTGAAGGATCAAACACTGTCTCAGCTGACCTTGCAGCTGGTGGCATACACATAAACCAAGAG GATGTAAATGAAGCGAAATGCCATGGGAGGTTGAGCAACAAGGAATTATTCTTTGAGAACATAGACTATGCAGTTGACCTAATTCTTATATTTGTGCTGACATTATCAATAGTTCCTGGCTTTATATATGAAGATACTGGATCACACCAGTTACATTCATG GTATGCACTTGTTCTGATTACAATGTTCAATGCATGCGATCTGATATCAAGATACATTCCTCTTGTGGAATTCCTGAAGCTGAAGTCCAGAAAGGGCCTTATGATCGCAGTACTCTCTCGTTTTCTTCTCATTCCAGCATTTTACTTCACGGCAAAGTACAGTGATCAGGGATGGATGATCCTCCTAATTTCCTTCTTGGGATTAACCAATGGCTATCTCACAGTCTGTGTTATTACAGAAGCACCCAAAGGTTACAAG GGACCTGAACAAAATGCTTTGGGTAATTTGCTGGTGCTATGTGTATTATGTGGTGTTTTTGCAGGGGTAGCCCTTGATTGGTTGTGGCTTGTAGGTAAAAAGGAGTTCTAA
- the LOC133699937 gene encoding lysine-specific demethylase JMJ28-like isoform X2, producing MEPLPDHLRCKRTDGRQWRCNRRVMEDKKLCEIHHLQGRHRQYRRKVPETLKLQRKKSKKSSASSSNFEALSRVSLKEGKLGKFKKKGKKLKRGDLQLDLIRMVLQRELEKRKNKKTKGFSEKESVNNGEGNDNVNDCSGSDSEEEGEGEELMRDLPNGFMAISPAKNFGNGNVGSCSGSHVDVKVGGGGFNGVNTARRCFRSKNIEPMSVGKLQVLPNKRDAVRLRKGKRKCHWCRSGSRTLIRCLSCRKEFYCLCCIKEQYLETQEDVRMKCPVCRRTCSCKACSAIQCRDIECKDLSKERSKVDKVLHFHYLICMLLPILKQINQDQSIEIEIEAKIKGLKPTEVQIQQAEISCNKQCCCNNCKASIVDFHRTCPDCSYSLCLSCCQDIFHGSLHGSVKGLLCKCPNGRKACISGKQLSEMKSLCATKLGYGSRFLGSTFSPCQGAAHCNGSIPCPPREFGGCGGSLLDLSCIFPLSWTKELEVSAEELVGCYELPETLDVCSSCSLCAGLDCETNGIEQLQEAAAREDSSDNLLYYPTIMDIRGDNLEHFQKHWGRGQPVIVRNVLQSTSDVSWDPMVMFCNYLKNNAARSQNGQATDCLDWFEVEIGVKQMFMGSFKGLTNGNIWHEKLKLKGWLSSNLFQEHFPAHYTDILQALPLPEYMDPISGVLNIAAESPQETLKPDLGPCLYISYGSGESLAQADSVTKLRYNSYDVVNILAHTTDVPVSTKQLNYIRKLMTKHKEQNKESSEATLNEENIEVELHDMFREDMQVNKKVARISWFSAATHEAHASSLKDREMFHDGDSDSDSDTDTDTEVSKFFFGPVKSLRTSDNLKFYGEHSESSNHFRMKKLSESCGAQWDVFRRQDVPKLAEYLRRHFNEFTYTYGLQKHMVHPILDQNFFLDASHKMRLKEEFKIEPWSFEQHVGEAVIIPAGCPYQIRNLKSCVSVVFDFLSPENVTECIQLIDELRQLPENHKAKVDSLEVKKMALHSISRAVKEIRELTCAE from the exons ATGGAGCCGCTACCGGACCATCTCCGGTGCAAGAGGACAGACGGTCGGCAATGGCGGTGCAACCGGCGGGTGATGGAGGATAAGAAGCTCTGTGAAATTCATCACCTTCAGGGCCGCCATAGGCAGTATAGGAGGAAAGTGCCCGAGACTTTGAAGTTGCAGAGAAAGAAGAGCAAGAAATCATCAGCATCAAGTTCTAATTTTGAAGCCCTAAGTAGGGTTTCTTTGAAAGAGGGCAAATTAGGGAAATttaagaagaaaggaaagaaattgaagaggGGAGATTTACAGCTGGATTTGATAAGGATGGTTTTACAgagagaattggagaagagaaagaataagaaaacgAAAGGGTTTTCAGAGAAAGAGAGTGTTAATAATGGTGAAGGTAATGATAATGTGAATGATTGTAGTGGCAGTGatagtgaagaagaaggtgAAGGGGAAGAGTTAATGAGAGATTTGCCAAATGGGTTCATGGCAATATCACCTGCCAAGAATTTTGGGAATGGCAATGTGGGTTCTTGTTCTGGTTCACATGTTGACGTTAAGGTTGGAGGGGGTGGTTTCAATGGGGTTAATACTGCTAGAAGATGTTTTAGGTCTAAAAATATTGAGCCAATGTCAGTTGGGAAATTACAG GTTTTGCCAAATAAGAGGGATGCAGTGAGATTGAGGAAGGGGAAGAGGAAGTGCCATTGGTGTAGGAGTGGATCAAGGACATTGATTAGGTGTTTGAGTTGTCGAAAAGAGTTTTATTGCTTGTGTTGCATCAAAGAGCA gTATTTAGAGACACAAGAAGATGTTAGGATGAAATGTCCAGTGTGTCGTAGAACTTGCAGCTGTAAGGCCTGCTCAGCAATTCAATGTAGGGACATTGAATGTAAG GACCTGTCCAAGGAGAGAAGTAAAGTTGACAAGGTTCtgcattttcattatttaatctGTATGCTTCTTCCTATActgaaacaaataaatcaagatcaGAGCATTGAGATAGAAAtagaagcaaaaataaaag GCCTGAAGCCCACAGAAGTTCAAATCCAGCAGGCTGAAATCAGCTGCAATAAGCAATGTTGTTG CAATAATTGCAAGGCTTCCATAGTGGATTTCCATAGGACCTGCCCTGATTGTTCCTATAGCCTTTGCTTAAGTTGTTGTCAGGATATTTTTCATGGGAGCTTACATGGAAGTGTTAAAGGTCTTTTATGCAAGTGCCCAAATGGAAGGAAAGCTTGTATATCTGGCAAGCAACTTTCAGAAATGAAATCACTTTGTGCCACAAAGCTGGGTTATGGCAGCAGATTTCTTGGTTCTACATTCTCACCATGTCAGGGTGCTGCGCATTGTAATGGAAGTATACCTTGTCCCCCTAGAGAGTTTGGTGGTTGTGGTGGTAGCCTTCTTGATTTAAGTTGCATATTCCCCTTAAGTTGGACCAAAGAGCTGGAAGTGAGTGCAGAAGAATTAGTTGGCTGCTACGAGTTGCCAGAAACCTTGGATGTTTGCTCAAGTTGTTCATTATGTGCTGGGTTGGATTGTGAAACAAATGGGATTGAGCAGTTGCAAGAAGCAGCTGCAAGAGAAGATTCTAGCGATAACCTTTTATATTATCCAACCATTATGGATATTCGTGGTGATAACCTTGAACACTTTCAGAAGCACTGGGGCAGAGGTCAACCTGTAATTGTTCGTAATGTGCTTCAGAGTACATCTGATGTGAGCTGGGATCCAATGGTCATGTTCTGCAATTATCTTAAGAATAATGCTGCCAGATCTCAAAATGGGCAAGCTACAGATTGTTTGGActggtttgag GTAGAAATTGGTGTAAAACAGATGTTTATGGGGTCTTTTAAGGGTCTGACAAATGGCAACATATGGCATGAGAAGCTAAAATTGAAGGGTTGGCTTTCTTCTAATTTATTCCAAGAACATTTTCCTGCCCATTACACTGACATCCTTCAGGCTCTACCACTTCCAGAATACATGGACCCCATCTCTGGTGTTCTAAACATTGCTGCAGAGTCGCCGCAGGAAACCTTGAAGCCTGATCTGGGTCCTTGTCTCTATATATCATATGGAAGTGGTGAGAGTCTTGCACAGGCCGATTCTGTGACAAAATTGCGTTATAATTCATATGATGTG GTTAATATTTTGGCACATACAACTGATGTCCCTGTATCTACAAAACAGCTTAATTACATAAGAAAGTTGATGACAAAGCACAAGGAACAGAATAAAGAGAGCAGTGAAGCAACTTTAAATGAGGAAAATATTGAAGTGGAATTGCATGATATGTTCAGAGAAGATATGCAAGTAAACAAGAAAGTTGCTAGAATATCTTGGTTCTCTGCTGCAACACATGAAGCTCATGCTTCGAGTCTGAAAGATCGAGAAATGTTTCATGATGGGGATTCAGATTCTGATTCTGACACTGATACTGATACTGAAGTATCAAAATTTTTCTTTGGACCTGTTAAAAGTTTAAGGACATCAGATAATCTTAAGTTTTATGGGGAGCACTCCGAGAGCTCCAATCATTTCAGAATGAAAAAACTCTCTGAGTCTTGTGGTGCCCAATGGGATGTCTTTCGTAGACAGGATGTTCCCAAGCTTGCAGAATACCTTAGAAGGCACTTTAATGAGTTCACTTACACATATGGCTTACAAAAGCAT ATGGTTCATCCAATACTTGATCAGAATTTCTTTCTTGATGCATCTCATAAAATGAGACTTAAGGAGGAATTCA AAATTGAACCCTGGAGTTTTGAGCAACATGTTGGAGAAGCAGTTATTATTCCTGCTGGATGCCCTTACCAAATTAGGAATCTTAAG TCATGTGTCAGTGTGGTTTTTGACTTCCTCTCACCGGAAAATGTTACTGAGTGCATCCAGCTGATTGATGAGTTACGACAACTTCCAGAGAACCATAAAGCCAAAGTAGACAGTTTAGAG GTGAAGAAAATGGCATTGCACAGTATTAGTAGAGCAGTCAAAGAAATTCGTGAGCTTACATGCGCAGAGTAA
- the LOC133699937 gene encoding lysine-specific demethylase JMJ28-like isoform X1 — translation MEPLPDHLRCKRTDGRQWRCNRRVMEDKKLCEIHHLQGRHRQYRRKVPETLKLQRKKSKKSSASSSNFEALSRVSLKEGKLGKFKKKGKKLKRGDLQLDLIRMVLQRELEKRKNKKTKGFSEKESVNNGEGNDNVNDCSGSDSEEEGEGEELMRDLPNGFMAISPAKNFGNGNVGSCSGSHVDVKVGGGGFNGVNTARRCFRSKNIEPMSVGKLQVLPNKRDAVRLRKGKRKCHWCRSGSRTLIRCLSCRKEFYCLCCIKEQYLETQEDVRMKCPVCRRTCSCKACSAIQCRDIECKDLSKERSKVDKVLHFHYLICMLLPILKQINQDQSIEIEIEAKIKGLKPTEVQIQQAEISCNKQCCCNNCKASIVDFHRTCPDCSYSLCLSCCQDIFHGSLHGSVKGLLCKCPNGRKACISGKQLSEMKSLCATKLGYGSRFLGSTFSPCQGAAHCNGSIPCPPREFGGCGGSLLDLSCIFPLSWTKELEVSAEELVGCYELPETLDVCSSCSLCAGLDCETNGIEQLQEAAAREDSSDNLLYYPTIMDIRGDNLEHFQKHWGRGQPVIVRNVLQSTSDVSWDPMVMFCNYLKNNAARSQNGQATDCLDWFEVEIGVKQMFMGSFKGLTNGNIWHEKLKLKGWLSSNLFQEHFPAHYTDILQALPLPEYMDPISGVLNIAAESPQETLKPDLGPCLYISYGSGESLAQADSVTKLRYNSYDVVNILAHTTDVPVSTKQLNYIRKLMTKHKEQNKESSEATLNEENIEVELHDMFREDMQVNKKVARISWFSAATHEAHASSLKDREMFHDGDSDSDSDTDTDTEVSKFFFGPVKSLRTSDNLKFYGEHSESSNHFRMKKLSESCGAQWDVFRRQDVPKLAEYLRRHFNEFTYTYGLQKHMVHPILDQNFFLDASHKMRLKEEFKIEPWSFEQHVGEAVIIPAGCPYQIRNLKSCVSVVFDFLSPENVTECIQLIDELRQLPENHKAKVDSLEVKKMALHSISRAVKEIRELTCAEASMDLND, via the exons ATGGAGCCGCTACCGGACCATCTCCGGTGCAAGAGGACAGACGGTCGGCAATGGCGGTGCAACCGGCGGGTGATGGAGGATAAGAAGCTCTGTGAAATTCATCACCTTCAGGGCCGCCATAGGCAGTATAGGAGGAAAGTGCCCGAGACTTTGAAGTTGCAGAGAAAGAAGAGCAAGAAATCATCAGCATCAAGTTCTAATTTTGAAGCCCTAAGTAGGGTTTCTTTGAAAGAGGGCAAATTAGGGAAATttaagaagaaaggaaagaaattgaagaggGGAGATTTACAGCTGGATTTGATAAGGATGGTTTTACAgagagaattggagaagagaaagaataagaaaacgAAAGGGTTTTCAGAGAAAGAGAGTGTTAATAATGGTGAAGGTAATGATAATGTGAATGATTGTAGTGGCAGTGatagtgaagaagaaggtgAAGGGGAAGAGTTAATGAGAGATTTGCCAAATGGGTTCATGGCAATATCACCTGCCAAGAATTTTGGGAATGGCAATGTGGGTTCTTGTTCTGGTTCACATGTTGACGTTAAGGTTGGAGGGGGTGGTTTCAATGGGGTTAATACTGCTAGAAGATGTTTTAGGTCTAAAAATATTGAGCCAATGTCAGTTGGGAAATTACAG GTTTTGCCAAATAAGAGGGATGCAGTGAGATTGAGGAAGGGGAAGAGGAAGTGCCATTGGTGTAGGAGTGGATCAAGGACATTGATTAGGTGTTTGAGTTGTCGAAAAGAGTTTTATTGCTTGTGTTGCATCAAAGAGCA gTATTTAGAGACACAAGAAGATGTTAGGATGAAATGTCCAGTGTGTCGTAGAACTTGCAGCTGTAAGGCCTGCTCAGCAATTCAATGTAGGGACATTGAATGTAAG GACCTGTCCAAGGAGAGAAGTAAAGTTGACAAGGTTCtgcattttcattatttaatctGTATGCTTCTTCCTATActgaaacaaataaatcaagatcaGAGCATTGAGATAGAAAtagaagcaaaaataaaag GCCTGAAGCCCACAGAAGTTCAAATCCAGCAGGCTGAAATCAGCTGCAATAAGCAATGTTGTTG CAATAATTGCAAGGCTTCCATAGTGGATTTCCATAGGACCTGCCCTGATTGTTCCTATAGCCTTTGCTTAAGTTGTTGTCAGGATATTTTTCATGGGAGCTTACATGGAAGTGTTAAAGGTCTTTTATGCAAGTGCCCAAATGGAAGGAAAGCTTGTATATCTGGCAAGCAACTTTCAGAAATGAAATCACTTTGTGCCACAAAGCTGGGTTATGGCAGCAGATTTCTTGGTTCTACATTCTCACCATGTCAGGGTGCTGCGCATTGTAATGGAAGTATACCTTGTCCCCCTAGAGAGTTTGGTGGTTGTGGTGGTAGCCTTCTTGATTTAAGTTGCATATTCCCCTTAAGTTGGACCAAAGAGCTGGAAGTGAGTGCAGAAGAATTAGTTGGCTGCTACGAGTTGCCAGAAACCTTGGATGTTTGCTCAAGTTGTTCATTATGTGCTGGGTTGGATTGTGAAACAAATGGGATTGAGCAGTTGCAAGAAGCAGCTGCAAGAGAAGATTCTAGCGATAACCTTTTATATTATCCAACCATTATGGATATTCGTGGTGATAACCTTGAACACTTTCAGAAGCACTGGGGCAGAGGTCAACCTGTAATTGTTCGTAATGTGCTTCAGAGTACATCTGATGTGAGCTGGGATCCAATGGTCATGTTCTGCAATTATCTTAAGAATAATGCTGCCAGATCTCAAAATGGGCAAGCTACAGATTGTTTGGActggtttgag GTAGAAATTGGTGTAAAACAGATGTTTATGGGGTCTTTTAAGGGTCTGACAAATGGCAACATATGGCATGAGAAGCTAAAATTGAAGGGTTGGCTTTCTTCTAATTTATTCCAAGAACATTTTCCTGCCCATTACACTGACATCCTTCAGGCTCTACCACTTCCAGAATACATGGACCCCATCTCTGGTGTTCTAAACATTGCTGCAGAGTCGCCGCAGGAAACCTTGAAGCCTGATCTGGGTCCTTGTCTCTATATATCATATGGAAGTGGTGAGAGTCTTGCACAGGCCGATTCTGTGACAAAATTGCGTTATAATTCATATGATGTG GTTAATATTTTGGCACATACAACTGATGTCCCTGTATCTACAAAACAGCTTAATTACATAAGAAAGTTGATGACAAAGCACAAGGAACAGAATAAAGAGAGCAGTGAAGCAACTTTAAATGAGGAAAATATTGAAGTGGAATTGCATGATATGTTCAGAGAAGATATGCAAGTAAACAAGAAAGTTGCTAGAATATCTTGGTTCTCTGCTGCAACACATGAAGCTCATGCTTCGAGTCTGAAAGATCGAGAAATGTTTCATGATGGGGATTCAGATTCTGATTCTGACACTGATACTGATACTGAAGTATCAAAATTTTTCTTTGGACCTGTTAAAAGTTTAAGGACATCAGATAATCTTAAGTTTTATGGGGAGCACTCCGAGAGCTCCAATCATTTCAGAATGAAAAAACTCTCTGAGTCTTGTGGTGCCCAATGGGATGTCTTTCGTAGACAGGATGTTCCCAAGCTTGCAGAATACCTTAGAAGGCACTTTAATGAGTTCACTTACACATATGGCTTACAAAAGCAT ATGGTTCATCCAATACTTGATCAGAATTTCTTTCTTGATGCATCTCATAAAATGAGACTTAAGGAGGAATTCA AAATTGAACCCTGGAGTTTTGAGCAACATGTTGGAGAAGCAGTTATTATTCCTGCTGGATGCCCTTACCAAATTAGGAATCTTAAG TCATGTGTCAGTGTGGTTTTTGACTTCCTCTCACCGGAAAATGTTACTGAGTGCATCCAGCTGATTGATGAGTTACGACAACTTCCAGAGAACCATAAAGCCAAAGTAGACAGTTTAGAG GTGAAGAAAATGGCATTGCACAGTATTAGTAGAGCAGTCAAAGAAATTCGTGAGCTTACATGCGCAGA GGCCAGCATGGATCTCAACGACTAA